The nucleotide sequence CGGGCGAGCAGGTCACCGGGTCCCAGGGCGCGCTGCAGCCGTGGGCCCACCAGGCACAGCAGGTCGTCGCCGACGCTGTGGCCGAAGCTGTCGTTGATCTCCTTGAACCGGTCGAGGTCGATCATCAGCAGGGCGCTGCGCCCGTGCGCGTCGCCGTACACGGTCGCCTCCACCTGCTCGATGAACCGGCGGCGGTTGGCCAGCCCGGTCAGCGGGTCGTGGTGGGCCTCGGTGGCCAGCTGGGCCAGCCGCCGCTGCTCGGCCGCGCGCAGCTCCGCGTTCTCCACGACCAGCGCGCCCTCCAGGGTCACCTGGCGGACGGCGTCGCGGACCGCCGCCGTCCACGTCCGGCGCGCGCCGACCGATCCGGTGACGACGAGGCCGAGCAGACGGTCGCCCGACATGAGCGGGACGCTGATGTACGAGCTGACCTCGAGCGCCTGGACCAGACGAGGGTCGATCAGGTCTCCTGCGGCGGCGTCCTCGACGAAGACCGCCGTCTTCTGCTCGGCGGTCACCCGCCAGAGCGGGACGTCGGAGGCGGGACGGCCGATCAGCTGCGTCTGCACCACCCTCTTGTGCGAGTCCGGCCAGTCGACGTGCCTGACCTCCCCGATCCTGCCCGCGCCGTCGACCAGGTAGGCGGCGCTGCGGTCGGTGCCCGCGAGGCGCTGCACCGCGCGGGCCACCACCTCCGCGGCCTCGGCGGCCCCGGTCACGCCGGAGCCGTCGACCAGCAGCTGCCGGACGACCCGTGCGGTGGCCAGCGACGCGGCGCGGGCCTGGCTGGTGCGGGCCTGCTCGATCACCCCGCCCAGGTGCGCGCCGGCGGCGGCGGCCAGCCGGCGGACGTCCTCGGAGAACGGGCGCACCTCGGTGCTGTCGAGGGTGAGGACACCGGCCAGCTCGGGGCTGCGCCCCAGTGGGACGGCGAGCGCCGAGGCGATCCGGAAGGAATCCACCCACCAGCCCGACACCAGTTCGGAGTCGCGGTCGGCGGTCGTCGGCCGGCCGGTGCGCAGGACGGTCTCGGCCAGCGGGAGGCCGACCGGCGCGGTGCGGAACTGCTCCCAGGTGGCCATGTCGCGACGACCGTCGGCGTAGGCGGCCATCCGGGGGACGAGCCGGCCGTCCTCGACCAGGAAGATGCAGGCGCGCTCCACCTCGCCGAGCTCGGCGAGCTGGCGGCAGGCCGAGCCGAGCAGGTGGTCCATCGACTGCGACTGCCCGGCGGACTCGATCAGGCCCAGCAGGACGGCCGCCTGGTCGAGACGGCGCTGCTGCGACCGGCGGGTCCAGGCCTCGGCCAGGGCCGCGGCCAGCTTGGGGGTCACCTGGCGCAACAGGTGCGGAGCGGCGGCTGCCGCGGGCTCGACGGTCAGCACGCCGACGACCTCGTCGCCGAGGATCAGCGGCTCGCCGTGCGCGGACCGGATGCCGACCTCGGCCAACCGGCGGTCGGCGGCGCGCCGCCCGTCGGCGCGGGCGACGACCGGCGTGCGGCCGGTGACGACCGCGGAGAGGAACGGTGAGTCGGCGAGGAGCGCCGGCGTGCGCAGCGCGGGATGGCGGGGGAGCGGCTCACCGGTGGCGCAGGAGGCCTGCCGGAAGGGCACCACGAGCTCGGTCGTCGCCTCGTGCACCCAGACCGCGACGCGGGTGGCCCCGGACGACGCCCGCAGCCGGTCGAGGAGGTGGACGAGCGCGGCCTGGGCGTCGTAGGGCGACGCCGGCGACGGACGCCGCGGCGTGGCCTCGTGGTGCGACGTCTGGGACACGTCGTCAAGATCGGCGTCCCCACCACCGGCTTGAGCGTGGCATGCCGGCTCACCCCGATGGAGGGAGAGGACCGTCACACCGGCGCGCCCACCCCTCCCGTCAGGGGGATCCACCGGGTGGCCCGTCGAACGGCGCAGCGCCTCGGAGGTGATACTAGGTACGCATCTGGCACTCGGCCCCGGCCGAGGTGCTGCCCGAACGTCCCCGGGAGGGAACCCCGTGACCTACGTCATCACCCAGGCCTGCGTCGACGTTCTCGACAAGGCGTGCATCGACGAGTGTCCGGTGGACTGCATCTACGAGGGCGACCGGATGCTCTACATCCACCCCGACGAGTGCGTGGACTGCGGCGCCTGCGAGCCGGTCTGCCCGGTGGAGGCCATCTACTACGAGGACGACGTCCCCGACAAGTGGAAGGACTTCTACAACGCCAACGTGGAGTTCTTCTCCGACCTGGGCAGCCCCGGTGGCGCCGCGAAGACCGGCAAGATCGGCAAGGACCACCCGCTGGTGGCCGCGCTGCCGCCGCAGGGCGAAGACTCCTGACGGCTGTGCCCGCAGGGTCCTCCCGGGCCCTGCCGGACTTTCCGTGGGACTCCCTCGCCGGGGCGCGGGCGCGCGCCGCCCAGCACCCCGGCGGGGTGGTCGACCTGTCGATCGGCACCCCGGTCGACGGCACCCCGGCCGTGCTGCGCGACGCGCTCGCCGAGGCAGCGGACGCGCCGGGGTACCCGACGGCGCTGGGCACGGCCGCGCTGCGCACGGCGGCCGCGGGCTGGCTGGCCCGTCGGCTGGGCGTCCACGTCGCGGACCCGGCGGGTCCCGAGCCGTCGGTCGTCCCGACGGTCGGCTCCAAGGAGCTCGTCGCCCTGCTGCCGACGCTGCTCGGTCTGCAGGGCAGCGCGAGCACCGTGCTGGTGCCGGAGATCGCCTACCCGACCTACGAGGTCGGCGCCGTGCTGGCCGGCCTGGCGGTGCGCCGGTCGGACGAGCCGCCGGCCGACGCGGCCGGGATATCGCTGGTCTGGCTCAACTCCCCGGGGAACCCGCACGGCCGGGTGCTCTCCGACGACCAGCTGCGCGCCTGGGTCGCGTGGGGCCGCGCCCACGGGGTCCCGGTCGTGGCCGACGAGTGCTACATCACCCTGGGCTGGGACGTGGCGCCCCGGTCGATCCTGCATCCCGCTGTGGCGGGGGACGACCACACCGGGCTGCTCGCCGTGCACTCGCTGTCCAAGCAGTCGACCGCGGCCGGCTACCGGGGCGGGTTGCTCTCCGGTGACCCGGCGCTGGTCCGCCGGGTCTGGGAGGTCCGCCGGCACCTGGGCCTGCTCGTGCCCGGCCCCGTCCAGGCCGCGATGGCCGCCGCGCTGGACGACGACGCGCACGTCGACGCCCAGCGCGAGCGGTACCGGGCGCGCCGGGAGCGCCTGGCCGCCGCCGTCCGCGGGGCCGGGCTGCGGATCGACCACTCCGAGGCCGGGCTCTACCTGTGGGCGACCCGCGACGAGGACTGCTGGCTCACCATCGACCGGCTGGCCGAGCGGGGCGTCGTCGCCGCGCCCGGCAGCTTCTACGGCCCGGCGGGGGCCCGCCACGTCCGGCTGGCGCTGACCGCCACCGACGAGCGGATCGACGCGGCGGTGGAGCGCCTCACCGCCTGACGTCGGTGTCCCGTCCGGTGGCCCGACCGGCGCGGGCCGGCGCCGGTGCTCGGGCCGGCGTTTAGGCATTTGAACGGCTACCCCCTGGTCAGAGGCGTGTGCGTAGGTGAATCTCGTGGTGAGCGACCCGTTCGGGTCCACCCCCTCCACACCCGAGGATCACCCCGCCATGCCTGCTGCACGTCCTTCGTCCGACGCCTCTTTCGCCGCGTTCCGCCGGACGCCTCGCCGGATGGCCGCGGTGCTGGCCGCGTCGGCCGTCATCGGTGGTCTCGGCTTCACCGGCACCGCGTCCGCGGCTCCGGCCGGCACCGGCGGGATCTGCAACGGTGTCGTCAACCAGCTCGCCCACCGCGGCGCCGTGCAGGAAAATCTGCTGCGGGCGGCGGCGAAGAAGAACGCCGACCAGATCGCCAAGCTGCAGGCCGAGCGCACCGCGCTGCAGGCGCGGGCGACCACCCTGACCGCCGAGCTCGCCGCCGCGGACAAGGCGCTGGCCGACCTGCTCGCTCAGGAGCAGGAGCTCGACGCCGACCTCACCAGCACCGCCACCGAGCTGGCGGAGCTCACCCGGCAGCAGGCCGCCGCCGCGGCCGCGGTCACCGGCGCCGAGAGCGAGATCGCTCGGCTGACCTCCGAGGCGAGCGCGCTGCAGGACGAGCTGACCCCGCTGCAGCAGCAGCTCGCCGCCGCTCAGGACGCTGTCGCCGACCTGGAGACTCTGGCCGGGGCGACGGAGAGCGACCGAGCCGCCAAGCAGGCCGAGATCGACGAGGCCACCAAGCAGCTGGCCGCCCTGCGGCTGGCCGCCGAGCAGGCGGCCGCCGCTGTCACCGCGCAGGACCAGCTGATCGCCGGCGCCGAGGGCCGGCTGGCGCAGGCCACGACGGACCGGACGAACGCGGCGGCTGCGGTCACTGCGGCAACGCAGGCGGTCACCGACGCGGAGGAAGAGCTGCAGCGGCTCGTCGACAGCGGCAACGCCGCGCAGGCCGACCTGGACGCGCAGAACGCCGAGATCGCGGCCGCCAAGACCACGCTCGCCGGCCTGGTCGAGGACGAGAAGAAGGCTGTCGCGGCGCTCGCCGCGCTGCAGGCGGAGATCGCGGACGCGCAGAGTGCGCTGGACGAGGCGAAGACGGCCGCATCCACGGCCGCCGCCGCCTTCGCCGCCAAGGAGGCCGAGATCACGAAGGCCCAGGGCGAGCTGCCGCTTCTCCAGGCGGATGCGAAGAAGGCCGCCGACGCGGTCGCCGCCAACACCGCCGCGACCGCCGAAGCAGCCACGCTGGTGACCTCGCTGGAGAAGCAGGTCGCCGACAAGAGCACGGCGATCACGGCCAAGCAGGCGGAGCTGAAGAAGGCCCAGGACGAACTGGCCGTCCTCCAGGCAAGGAAGACGACGCTCGAGACCGAGATCGCCGACCTCACCCTGCGGATCAACGCCATCAAGGGCGACGGCAAGGAGAAGAAGGCGCTCCAGGACCAGAGGGCCGCCAAGGAAGCCGAGCTGGCCACGGTGAACACCCAGATCGCCGACAAGAACACCCTGATCTCCGGGCTGCAGGGCGACCTCGCCGCGCTCAGGACCCAGGTCGACGCGCTGAACGTCCAGTTGACGGCGGCGAAACTGGAGAGCAGCCGGCTGCAGCAGCAGGCCGCGCCCCTCCAGGCGGCGCTGACCGCCGCCAACGACGCGGTGGCCACCAAGCAGACGCAGCTCACCGCCCTGCGGGGCCAGCTCCCCGCGCTGGAGAGCGCCATCGAGGCGGCCGACCAGGCGGTCGCTGAGAAGCAGGCCACGCTCGACGAACTGCAGGCGAAGGCTCCCGGCGCCCAGCAGGCGGAGGCCGCCGCGCAGGCCGCCGTCCTGGAGCAGGAGCAGGTCGTCGCCGACCTCGAAGCCGCGCTGCCCGGCCTCACCGATGACCTGACAGCCGCGAACAAGGCGATCGCCGACCAGCGCATCGTGCTGACGGACCGGCTGTACGAGCTGGGGAGGGCCGAGATCGCGCTCACTGCCGCCACCGCCGCGGTCGACGCGGCGACGTCCGCCCTCTCGTCGGAGCGGA is from Blastococcus sp. HT6-4 and encodes:
- a CDS encoding EAL domain-containing protein; the protein is MSQTSHHEATPRRPSPASPYDAQAALVHLLDRLRASSGATRVAVWVHEATTELVVPFRQASCATGEPLPRHPALRTPALLADSPFLSAVVTGRTPVVARADGRRAADRRLAEVGIRSAHGEPLILGDEVVGVLTVEPAAAAAPHLLRQVTPKLAAALAEAWTRRSQQRRLDQAAVLLGLIESAGQSQSMDHLLGSACRQLAELGEVERACIFLVEDGRLVPRMAAYADGRRDMATWEQFRTAPVGLPLAETVLRTGRPTTADRDSELVSGWWVDSFRIASALAVPLGRSPELAGVLTLDSTEVRPFSEDVRRLAAAAGAHLGGVIEQARTSQARAASLATARVVRQLLVDGSGVTGAAEAAEVVARAVQRLAGTDRSAAYLVDGAGRIGEVRHVDWPDSHKRVVQTQLIGRPASDVPLWRVTAEQKTAVFVEDAAAGDLIDPRLVQALEVSSYISVPLMSGDRLLGLVVTGSVGARRTWTAAVRDAVRQVTLEGALVVENAELRAAEQRRLAQLATEAHHDPLTGLANRRRFIEQVEATVYGDAHGRSALLMIDLDRFKEINDSFGHSVGDDLLCLVGPRLQRALGPGDLLARMGGDEFAVLLPDADADRAREVADGLGAALRDAFVLDGMPLHVDASVGIALCPDHGRDRSLLLARADTAMYAAKRGRHGYEVWAPDGTPATRDRLETLEQLRSALDGEQLDNHYQPKVDLRTGAVVGLEALVRWNHPDRGLLYPNVFLPLAEQAGLMRRLALRVLERSLRDLRSWRAHGHDLSVAVNLSVSNLQDVALPEQVAMLLDSFSVPAEALILEITEDVLMADAARSQQVMSGLRRLGVRLSVDDYGTGYSSLSYLRALPVDELKLDRSFVTNLTTDARAAAIVRSTLQLSRDLGMSMVVEGVEDAASLAALREWGCDIAQGYHISRPMPAGRVLDWLETRPLPAAVRPTH
- the fdxA gene encoding ferredoxin, with product MTYVITQACVDVLDKACIDECPVDCIYEGDRMLYIHPDECVDCGACEPVCPVEAIYYEDDVPDKWKDFYNANVEFFSDLGSPGGAAKTGKIGKDHPLVAALPPQGEDS
- the dapC gene encoding succinyldiaminopimelate transaminase, coding for MPAGSSRALPDFPWDSLAGARARAAQHPGGVVDLSIGTPVDGTPAVLRDALAEAADAPGYPTALGTAALRTAAAGWLARRLGVHVADPAGPEPSVVPTVGSKELVALLPTLLGLQGSASTVLVPEIAYPTYEVGAVLAGLAVRRSDEPPADAAGISLVWLNSPGNPHGRVLSDDQLRAWVAWGRAHGVPVVADECYITLGWDVAPRSILHPAVAGDDHTGLLAVHSLSKQSTAAGYRGGLLSGDPALVRRVWEVRRHLGLLVPGPVQAAMAAALDDDAHVDAQRERYRARRERLAAAVRGAGLRIDHSEAGLYLWATRDEDCWLTIDRLAERGVVAAPGSFYGPAGARHVRLALTATDERIDAAVERLTA